The proteins below come from a single Gordonia pseudamarae genomic window:
- a CDS encoding LLM class F420-dependent oxidoreductase has protein sequence MSEVTTPDGLRKFRFGAGGEGNKEEGGARKFVQLAQAAEEYGYDTFAVPDHLGNQVGPLAALGALSQATERIRLGTSVLANGWRHPALLAKEANTIDVLSKGRLELGIGAGWMKEEFDKAGIEFEKPGVRIRRLDEALTILDGLMRGQTVDFEGEFYTISSLQGTPRPRQGPRPPIAVGGGGPRMLALAAKHADIISVATGTTAEGKLRLSDMTMEKTIERVDRIREAAGDRFSEIELNWTIATIVITDDREATAEMALQAIDQGYPPNIAKDVDLTVEDVLRSPYLAFGTFEEIADQIREVRRCTTMSYVGVFPTQMDAFAPVLALLKGE, from the coding sequence TTGAGCGAGGTCACCACGCCTGACGGCCTGCGCAAATTCCGCTTCGGCGCGGGTGGCGAGGGCAATAAAGAGGAGGGTGGCGCGCGCAAGTTCGTCCAGCTCGCCCAAGCTGCCGAGGAGTACGGGTACGACACTTTCGCGGTGCCCGACCACCTGGGCAATCAGGTTGGCCCGCTGGCCGCCCTCGGCGCGTTGTCACAGGCCACCGAGCGGATCCGTCTCGGTACCTCGGTGCTGGCCAACGGCTGGCGCCATCCGGCGCTGCTGGCCAAGGAGGCCAACACCATCGATGTCCTGTCCAAGGGACGTCTGGAGCTGGGCATCGGCGCGGGCTGGATGAAAGAGGAATTCGACAAGGCCGGAATCGAGTTCGAGAAGCCGGGTGTGCGCATCCGCCGGCTCGACGAGGCGCTGACCATCCTCGACGGCCTGATGCGGGGCCAGACGGTCGATTTCGAGGGCGAGTTCTACACCATCAGTTCATTGCAGGGCACCCCGCGGCCGCGGCAGGGTCCGCGTCCGCCGATCGCGGTGGGTGGCGGCGGTCCCCGGATGCTGGCGCTGGCGGCCAAACACGCCGACATCATCTCGGTGGCCACCGGCACCACCGCCGAGGGCAAGCTGCGCCTGTCGGACATGACGATGGAGAAGACGATCGAACGGGTCGACCGGATCCGCGAGGCCGCCGGCGACCGGTTCAGCGAGATCGAGCTGAACTGGACTATCGCGACCATCGTGATCACCGACGACCGTGAGGCGACCGCGGAGATGGCCCTGCAGGCGATCGACCAGGGCTATCCGCCCAACATCGCCAAGGACGTCGACCTGACCGTCGAGGATGTGTTGCGCTCGCCATATCTGGCGTTCGGCACGTTCGAGGAGATCGCCGACCAGATTCGTGAGGTTCGTCGATGTACGACGATGTCGTACGTCGGTGTGTTTCCCACGCAGATGGATGCATTCGCGCCGGTTCTGGCCTTGTTGAAGGGCGAGTGA
- a CDS encoding cutinase family protein, translating to MARSRPGRSPKRRVPKFLLFLGFLAVLALALVIVLVVVLLQPGPGRVPKGPTTSPPTSRPMAQPADCPDVLTLVVPGTWESSADDDPLNPTANPKSLMLKVSGPLRERFSGARTEVYTVPYTAQFRNPTNLTDRQMDYNASRKQGYQRAAAKMAKTNRACPLTGYMLMGFSQGAVIVGDLAQSIADGRGPIADTDQDLILGVGLIADGRRQSGKQHDVGPSPSGVGAEVSLGGFGSMVPGITMTGGRGGFGALEDRVYSICASGDLICDAPTVTNPVKAISQLSGALNSPVHAMYGTTRYWSAGGVSATRWMYGWAVTRIDGAPSPEHY from the coding sequence ATGGCCCGCTCGCGTCCGGGGCGCAGCCCGAAACGGCGTGTTCCCAAGTTCCTGCTGTTCCTGGGATTCCTCGCGGTCCTGGCGTTGGCGCTGGTGATCGTTCTGGTCGTCGTACTGTTGCAACCGGGTCCGGGGCGGGTCCCCAAGGGCCCGACCACCTCGCCGCCCACGTCGCGGCCGATGGCACAACCTGCCGACTGCCCCGATGTCCTGACCCTCGTGGTGCCGGGCACCTGGGAGTCCTCGGCCGACGACGACCCGCTCAATCCGACGGCCAACCCCAAGTCGTTGATGCTCAAGGTGTCCGGGCCCTTGCGCGAGAGGTTCTCCGGCGCGCGCACCGAGGTCTACACGGTTCCCTATACCGCGCAGTTCCGGAATCCGACCAATCTCACCGATCGGCAGATGGATTACAACGCCTCCCGCAAGCAGGGCTACCAGCGGGCGGCGGCCAAGATGGCCAAGACCAACCGCGCCTGCCCGCTGACCGGCTACATGCTCATGGGCTTCTCGCAGGGCGCGGTCATCGTCGGTGATCTCGCGCAGAGCATCGCCGACGGCCGCGGGCCGATCGCAGACACCGATCAGGACCTGATCCTCGGGGTGGGTCTCATCGCCGACGGCCGGCGTCAGTCCGGTAAGCAGCACGATGTGGGGCCGAGCCCGAGTGGTGTCGGCGCGGAGGTGTCGCTCGGTGGCTTCGGCAGCATGGTCCCCGGTATCACGATGACCGGTGGCCGCGGTGGGTTCGGTGCGCTCGAGGACCGGGTGTATTCGATCTGCGCGTCGGGCGACTTGATCTGTGACGCACCGACGGTCACCAATCCGGTCAAGGCGATCTCGCAGTTGTCGGGGGCGTTGAACAGTCCGGTGCACGCGATGTACGGGACCACCCGGTACTGGTCGGCGGGCGGTGTGAGCGCCACTCGCTGGATGTACGGCTGGGCCGTCACGCGTATCGACGGGGCGCCGTCGCCGGAGCACTACTGA
- a CDS encoding DUF732 domain-containing protein has translation MTTMRTIIRSAMLATGLALVAAGMTACSDDSTASAPLTSNQITTTSMKSSANAESTATEVSPSESVEALASESPDASRGARDTEVSATTSSASTTTTTTTTTTTAPRSDTVEESVVAPQNVKLTEKQEDYLRALKRQNVTFMGDTDNNVALTMGAYICSEKKKGTDPVTVKAYVTASVGPGTDSVAEASAKADKVIRAAHAEFC, from the coding sequence ATGACGACGATGAGGACGATCATCCGGTCGGCGATGCTGGCGACGGGTCTGGCACTGGTGGCCGCGGGAATGACCGCCTGTTCGGATGACTCGACGGCATCGGCGCCACTGACCAGCAACCAGATCACCACCACCTCGATGAAATCGAGTGCGAACGCCGAAAGCACCGCCACCGAGGTCTCACCGTCCGAGTCGGTCGAGGCGTTGGCATCCGAGAGTCCGGACGCCTCCCGGGGTGCCCGGGACACGGAGGTGTCCGCGACCACGTCGAGCGCTTCGACCACCACGACCACCACGACCACCACGACCACCGCGCCCCGCAGCGACACCGTCGAGGAGAGCGTTGTCGCCCCGCAGAACGTCAAGCTGACGGAGAAGCAGGAAGACTACCTGCGTGCTCTCAAACGCCAGAACGTGACCTTCATGGGTGACACCGACAACAACGTGGCGCTGACCATGGGTGCCTACATCTGCAGTGAGAAGAAGAAGGGCACCGATCCGGTGACCGTCAAGGCCTATGTGACCGCGTCCGTGGGTCCGGGCACAGATTCGGTCGCGGAGGCGAGCGCCAAGGCCGACAAGGTTATCCGGGCCGCGCACGCCGAATTCTGCTGA
- a CDS encoding alpha/beta hydrolase-fold protein, with translation MWPTTRGAGNDSAPSDGNRAIRRSAGRTRAAASTAVGAGAMVLSLVVGGVPAGAEPAPATPTTHKPAPATTGKPAPETTNKPTPKPAPETTRKPAPAADQAKVTNIYWYTSRRVALWVYSPAMKTNIQVQLLLARDWYAKPKDRFPQLTMLDGLRAQENQSGWILNTNIIDFYKDKNVNVVLPIGGESSFYTDWKEPDRGKHYMWETFLIKELPPILESDDWRSTDVRGVEGLSMGGSAAMMLAARNPGFYKFVASFSGILQLSSPGMAQAIQFAQRDGGAYDSEKMFGKPSDPAWREHDPYVLADKLQGTSIYISSGNGVIGPHDQASDIPLLATNYSGVGLEVLSRVTTQQFAVKLNEVGVPARSAYRPSGTHTWPYWQFEMAQAWPQAASALGLSGDKVNCGVYSKFKKVAAKNKKVLGECLTPDYTVPGGRAQDFAGGRIITGPKGPKVVTGAIGGAYSGTGGPGGKLGLPISDELSTRDGKGRFNRFEHGRITWDSKNGTKVLM, from the coding sequence ATGTGGCCTACAACGCGAGGTGCCGGCAACGACAGTGCTCCCAGCGATGGCAACCGGGCGATTCGGCGTAGTGCCGGGCGAACCAGGGCTGCCGCATCGACGGCCGTCGGCGCGGGTGCGATGGTGCTGAGCTTGGTCGTCGGCGGTGTGCCCGCGGGCGCCGAACCCGCACCGGCGACGCCGACGACGCACAAGCCCGCACCGGCGACCACCGGCAAACCCGCGCCGGAGACGACGAACAAGCCGACACCCAAGCCCGCGCCGGAGACGACCCGCAAACCGGCGCCGGCGGCGGACCAGGCCAAGGTCACCAATATCTACTGGTACACCAGCCGCCGGGTGGCGCTGTGGGTGTACTCGCCGGCGATGAAGACCAACATCCAGGTGCAACTGCTGCTGGCCCGCGACTGGTACGCCAAGCCGAAGGACAGGTTCCCCCAACTCACGATGCTCGATGGGCTCCGCGCCCAGGAGAACCAGAGCGGCTGGATCCTGAACACCAACATCATCGATTTCTACAAGGACAAGAACGTCAATGTGGTCCTGCCGATCGGCGGCGAGTCCAGCTTCTACACCGACTGGAAGGAGCCGGACCGCGGCAAACACTACATGTGGGAGACCTTCCTGATTAAGGAACTGCCACCGATCCTGGAGTCGGACGACTGGCGCTCGACCGACGTTCGCGGTGTCGAAGGTCTGTCGATGGGTGGTTCGGCGGCGATGATGCTCGCCGCGCGCAACCCCGGCTTCTACAAGTTCGTGGCGTCGTTCTCGGGCATCCTGCAACTCAGCTCGCCGGGCATGGCGCAGGCCATCCAATTCGCCCAGCGCGACGGCGGCGCCTACGACTCGGAGAAGATGTTCGGCAAGCCGAGCGACCCCGCGTGGCGGGAACACGATCCGTACGTGCTCGCCGACAAACTGCAGGGAACCAGCATCTACATCTCCTCCGGCAACGGCGTGATCGGTCCGCACGACCAGGCCTCGGACATTCCGCTGCTGGCCACCAACTACTCCGGCGTCGGCCTCGAGGTGCTCTCGCGCGTCACCACCCAGCAGTTCGCCGTCAAACTCAACGAGGTGGGTGTGCCCGCCCGTTCGGCCTACCGGCCGTCGGGCACGCACACCTGGCCGTACTGGCAGTTCGAGATGGCCCAGGCGTGGCCGCAGGCGGCGTCGGCGCTGGGACTGAGCGGCGACAAGGTCAATTGCGGCGTCTACTCCAAGTTCAAGAAGGTTGCCGCGAAGAACAAGAAGGTGCTCGGCGAGTGCCTCACGCCCGACTACACGGTTCCGGGAGGCCGCGCCCAGGACTTCGCGGGCGGCCGGATCATCACCGGGCCGAAGGGTCCGAAGGTGGTCACCGGTGCCATCGGCGGCGCGTACAGCGGGACCGGAGGACCCGGGGGCAAGCTCGGCCTGCCCATCAGTGACGAGTTGTCCACCCGCGACGGCAAGGGCCGCTTCAACAGGTTCGAACACGGCAGGATCACCTGGGATTCGAAGAACGGCACCAAGGTTCTGATGTAG
- a CDS encoding alpha/beta hydrolase: protein MREGAKQHRGCRKGRSRFLAGMLSLATAIGMVGVTAGEASARVNDTALFKEYRIDSCGMPNYTSGPWKNKSANEANGVKVRTWKKAGNYKTVILLDGMRAEYGYSGWEINTNVQKLVNSGVNVVQPIGGPASFYADWDSPSNFNGQPFTYKWRCVITKSLIRTLDANGFRVGNGKYAIMGLSSGGGAALTIAAQNRQNFDRAASLSGYNWMTAPGMRTAIRLSMLDIAPAPFNVDSMYGPPWSPRWRTNDAAWNIQGLKGMKVYVGSGNGIVGQHSFDNGSSAVSLFNDFFKGSPLELLSFTQTKAFELFAAINGVPVMSSYSMGTHSWGYWQDMVWDAKNRGFFR from the coding sequence ATGCGCGAAGGTGCCAAACAGCACAGGGGGTGCCGTAAAGGCCGGTCCCGTTTTCTTGCAGGCATGCTGTCGCTGGCCACAGCGATAGGCATGGTAGGCGTCACTGCAGGTGAGGCGAGTGCCAGGGTCAACGACACAGCCCTGTTCAAGGAATACCGCATCGACAGCTGCGGAATGCCCAACTACACCAGCGGCCCATGGAAGAACAAGTCGGCCAACGAAGCCAACGGCGTCAAGGTGCGGACCTGGAAGAAGGCGGGCAACTACAAGACCGTCATCCTCCTCGACGGCATGCGCGCCGAATACGGCTACAGCGGCTGGGAGATCAACACCAACGTCCAGAAGCTGGTGAACTCGGGCGTCAACGTCGTCCAGCCCATCGGTGGGCCGGCCAGCTTCTACGCCGACTGGGACTCGCCCTCCAACTTCAACGGACAGCCGTTCACTTACAAGTGGCGCTGCGTCATCACCAAGAGTCTCATCCGCACCCTGGACGCCAACGGCTTCCGCGTCGGTAACGGCAAGTACGCCATCATGGGTCTGTCCTCCGGTGGCGGTGCCGCGCTCACCATCGCGGCCCAGAACCGCCAGAACTTCGACCGCGCGGCCTCGCTGTCGGGCTACAACTGGATGACCGCGCCCGGAATGCGCACCGCCATCCGCCTGTCGATGCTCGACATCGCGCCCGCGCCGTTCAACGTCGACTCCATGTACGGGCCGCCGTGGAGCCCGCGCTGGCGCACCAACGACGCCGCCTGGAACATCCAGGGTCTCAAGGGCATGAAGGTCTACGTCGGGTCCGGCAACGGCATCGTCGGCCAGCACAGCTTCGACAACGGCAGCAGTGCGGTCAGCCTGTTCAACGACTTCTTCAAGGGCTCCCCGCTCGAACTGCTCTCCTTCACCCAGACCAAGGCGTTCGAGCTCTTCGCCGCGATCAACGGTGTGCCGGTGATGAGCAGCTACTCCATGGGCACCCACTCGTGGGGCTACTGGCAGGATATGGTCTGGGACGCCAAGAACCGAGGATTCTTTAGGTGA
- a CDS encoding decaprenyl-phosphate phosphoribosyltransferase, with product MSEEPIEHGPQLGPPKNLATGLVKALRPRQWVKNVLVLAAPMAAGTDVLTDGATMLRVLVAFVAFCLIASATYLINDALDVEADRNHPTKRFRPIAAGVVPQSLAFVLATVLAIAAIGISFLANWQTAVTIAVYFAIQLGYCFGLKHQAVIDICIVSSGFLIRAIAGGVAAQLPDGLSRWFLLVMAFGSLFMAAGKRYAELVYAERTGAKIRKSLQYYTATYLRFVWTLSATSVVLCYGLWALDTGPGGSHGDNVFYSISIVPFTVAILRYAVDVDGGAAGEPEEIALGDRILQFLAVAWIICVGVAVYAF from the coding sequence ATGAGTGAGGAACCGATCGAGCACGGCCCCCAGCTCGGTCCGCCGAAGAATCTGGCGACCGGACTGGTGAAGGCATTGCGGCCCCGGCAGTGGGTGAAGAACGTCCTGGTCCTGGCCGCGCCGATGGCGGCGGGCACCGACGTGCTCACCGACGGCGCGACCATGTTGCGGGTGCTGGTGGCGTTCGTCGCGTTCTGCCTGATCGCGTCGGCCACCTACCTGATCAACGACGCCCTCGACGTCGAGGCCGACCGCAACCATCCCACCAAGCGTTTCCGGCCGATCGCGGCCGGTGTGGTGCCGCAGAGCCTGGCGTTCGTACTGGCCACCGTACTGGCGATCGCGGCGATCGGTATCTCGTTCCTGGCGAACTGGCAGACGGCGGTCACCATCGCGGTGTACTTCGCCATCCAGCTCGGCTACTGTTTCGGCCTCAAACACCAGGCCGTCATCGACATCTGCATCGTGTCGTCGGGCTTCCTGATCCGGGCTATCGCCGGTGGTGTGGCCGCCCAATTGCCCGACGGGCTGTCGCGGTGGTTCCTGCTGGTCATGGCGTTCGGTTCGCTGTTCATGGCGGCCGGCAAACGCTACGCCGAACTGGTGTACGCCGAACGGACCGGCGCCAAGATCCGCAAGTCGTTGCAGTACTACACCGCCACCTACCTGAGATTCGTGTGGACGTTGTCGGCGACATCGGTGGTGCTCTGCTATGGCCTGTGGGCGCTGGATACCGGTCCCGGCGGCAGCCACGGCGACAATGTCTTCTACTCGATCTCGATCGTCCCGTTCACCGTCGCGATTCTGCGGTACGCCGTAGACGTCGACGGCGGCGCCGCGGGCGAACCGGAAGAGATCGCCCTGGGCGACCGCATCCTGCAGTTCTTGGCGGTCGCCTGGATCATCTGCGTGGGTGTGGCCGTCTATGCCTTCTGA
- a CDS encoding phosphatase PAP2 family protein produces the protein MSSESTEQDTTPATGEAGASAATGEAGASAATGEAGASAATGEAGASAATGEAAALVAIQAAIGRRPGVREAARGLSHFGEHSLGWLAIAGAGAAVAQVRGDRAARRRWIEAGVGAFGAHAASVIIKRVVRRPRPHHPDIEIGVSTPSKLSFPSSHATSTTAAAILIGRAAGLPPAAVPAVLVPPMLLSRLVLGVHYPTDVLAGAGIGAVGAAAVVAGDRLFPDRRVRDRSGAADS, from the coding sequence ATGTCTTCGGAATCGACTGAACAGGACACGACGCCGGCGACGGGGGAGGCCGGGGCGAGCGCAGCGACGGGGGAGGCCGGGGCGAGCGCAGCGACGGGGGAGGCCGGGGCGAGCGCAGCGACGGGGGAGGCCGGGGCGAGCGCAGCGACGGGGGAGGCAGCAGCACTGGTCGCGATCCAGGCGGCGATCGGGCGTCGGCCGGGTGTCCGGGAGGCCGCGCGCGGGCTGTCACACTTCGGTGAGCATTCGCTCGGCTGGCTGGCGATCGCCGGGGCCGGTGCGGCCGTCGCACAGGTGAGAGGTGACCGGGCCGCCCGCCGTCGCTGGATCGAGGCGGGTGTGGGTGCCTTCGGCGCGCATGCGGCGTCGGTGATCATCAAGCGGGTGGTGCGCAGGCCCCGCCCCCACCATCCGGACATCGAGATCGGTGTGAGCACCCCGTCGAAGCTGAGCTTCCCGTCCTCGCATGCCACCTCGACCACGGCCGCGGCGATTCTGATCGGCCGTGCGGCGGGCCTGCCGCCCGCCGCGGTGCCGGCGGTGCTGGTGCCGCCGATGTTGCTGTCGCGGCTGGTGCTGGGCGTGCACTATCCGACGGATGTGCTGGCCGGAGCCGGAATCGGTGCGGTCGGTGCCGCGGCCGTGGTCGCGGGTGACAGACTGTTTCCCGACCGTCGCGTTCGTGACCGTTCCGGCGCCGCCGACAGCTGA
- a CDS encoding glycosyltransferase encodes MSKATSLLQRVIFPRPGEPVDVRSLYLVEDERNSRRAHSPSRTSVVLSPDSQVSFESYFNAFAAAYWRRWSILTSVVLRVEVIGTCRIDLYRSKFDGARIGIGGELIPVDESGRGSIELEVDLGPFEDGGWIWFDLTTDTDTEIVSAGWYSAVDSPTPDEETKRVTVGIPTFNRPTDAVAALAALTSDPLVDAVVDAVLMPDQGTRKVVDEPGYTEAAAALGDRLHIFDQGNLGGSGGYARIMYEALRLTDSPYVLYMDDDIAIEPDSILRALALSRFAKSPMLVGGQMLNLQDRSHLHCMGEAINRHTFMWTAAPFVEYDHDFAKYPLRDRDNSKNLHRRIDVEGNGWWMCMIPRECAEKIGLPMPLFIKWDDWEFALRAAKAGYPTATVPGIAIWHMAWSDKDDAIDWQAYFHLRNRLVVASIHHDGPIGGIVQSMAKATAKHLLCLEYSTVAIQNEAIRDFLAGPDHIRSLLPTALPKVAAMRKEFPDAVVLPSAQALPRTSGEATHLGVNEPKNPITKVRALAGAVRNNLRPADPRHHEVPQANYPPIEARWFSLGRVDGVTVTTADGRGVVYRQRDRDKMIALARESAALVKEVYDRFPEMREAYRGAHADLTSKESWADVFGID; translated from the coding sequence ATGAGCAAAGCCACCAGCCTTCTGCAGCGGGTCATCTTCCCGCGTCCGGGTGAGCCCGTCGACGTGCGGTCGCTGTACCTCGTCGAGGATGAGCGGAACTCGCGCCGCGCGCATTCACCGAGCCGCACTTCGGTTGTGCTGAGCCCGGATTCGCAGGTCAGCTTCGAGTCGTACTTCAACGCCTTCGCCGCCGCGTACTGGCGGCGGTGGTCGATCCTGACCTCGGTGGTACTGCGGGTCGAGGTGATCGGCACCTGCCGGATCGACTTGTACCGCTCCAAGTTCGACGGCGCGCGTATCGGCATTGGCGGCGAACTGATCCCCGTCGACGAGTCCGGTCGCGGCAGTATCGAACTGGAGGTGGATCTGGGCCCGTTCGAGGACGGTGGCTGGATCTGGTTCGACCTCACCACCGATACCGACACCGAGATCGTCTCCGCCGGTTGGTATTCAGCGGTGGACTCGCCCACGCCCGACGAGGAGACCAAGCGGGTCACCGTCGGTATCCCCACATTCAACCGGCCCACCGACGCCGTCGCCGCGCTCGCCGCGCTCACCTCCGACCCGCTTGTCGACGCCGTCGTCGATGCGGTGTTGATGCCCGACCAGGGCACCCGCAAGGTGGTTGACGAACCCGGCTACACCGAGGCCGCCGCGGCACTCGGTGACCGGCTGCACATCTTCGACCAGGGAAACCTCGGCGGCTCGGGCGGATACGCGCGCATCATGTACGAGGCGCTGCGGCTGACCGACAGCCCGTATGTGCTGTACATGGACGACGACATCGCGATCGAACCCGACTCGATCCTGCGGGCGCTCGCGTTGTCCCGGTTCGCCAAGTCGCCCATGCTGGTCGGCGGTCAGATGCTCAATCTGCAGGACCGCAGCCACCTGCACTGCATGGGTGAGGCCATCAACCGGCACACCTTCATGTGGACGGCGGCACCGTTCGTCGAGTACGACCATGACTTCGCGAAGTATCCACTGCGCGACCGGGACAACTCGAAGAACCTGCACCGGCGCATCGACGTCGAGGGCAACGGCTGGTGGATGTGCATGATCCCGCGCGAATGCGCGGAGAAGATCGGCCTGCCGATGCCGCTGTTCATCAAGTGGGACGACTGGGAATTCGCTTTGCGCGCAGCGAAAGCGGGCTACCCGACGGCGACGGTGCCGGGTATCGCGATCTGGCACATGGCGTGGAGCGACAAGGACGACGCCATCGACTGGCAGGCCTACTTTCATCTGCGCAACCGGCTGGTCGTCGCCTCGATCCATCACGACGGCCCGATCGGTGGCATTGTGCAGTCGATGGCCAAGGCCACCGCGAAACATCTGCTGTGCCTGGAGTATTCGACGGTTGCCATCCAGAACGAGGCGATCCGTGACTTTCTCGCCGGTCCCGACCACATCCGCAGCCTGCTGCCCACCGCGCTGCCGAAGGTGGCGGCGATGCGCAAGGAGTTCCCCGATGCTGTCGTGTTGCCGTCGGCGCAGGCACTGCCGCGCACCAGCGGTGAGGCCACGCACCTCGGCGTCAACGAGCCGAAGAACCCGATCACCAAGGTGCGCGCGCTCGCCGGGGCGGTGCGCAACAATCTTCGACCGGCCGACCCGCGGCACCACGAGGTGCCCCAGGCCAACTATCCGCCGATCGAGGCCCGCTGGTTCAGTCTCGGCCGTGTCGACGGGGTGACCGTGACCACCGCCGACGGCCGTGGCGTGGTCTACCGGCAGCGTGACCGTGACAAGATGATCGCGCTGGCGCGCGAGTCGGCCGCGCTGGTGAAAGAGGTCTACGATCGCTTCCCCGAGATGCGCGAGGCCTACCGCGGCGCGCATGCGGACCTGACGAGCAAGGAGAGCTGGGCTGATGTCTTCGGAATCGACTGA
- the glf gene encoding UDP-galactopyranose mutase: MASSNEYDLFVVGSGFFGLTIAERAATQLGKRVLVVERRHHLGGNAYSEAEPETGIEIHKYGAHLFHTSNKRVWDYVRQFTDFTGYQHRVFGLYQGQAYPLPVGLGLISQFFDKYYSPDEARALIAEQAGEIDSKDAQNFEEKAISLIGRPLYEAFFKHYTAKQWQTDPTELPAGNITRLPVRYNFDNRYFNDTYEGLPVDGYTAWLEKMAADERIEVRTDTDWFDVRDGLRAANPDAPVVYTGPLDRYFDYSAGRLGWRTLDFETEVLPTGDFQGTPVMNYNDADVPYTRIHEFRHFHPERTGYPSDKTVIMREYSRFAGESDEPYYPINTPDDRAMVAAYRELAKAETRDGKVLFGGRLGTYQYLDMHMAIASALTMFDNTLAPHLRDGAALTGGEE, from the coding sequence GTGGCATCGAGTAATGAGTACGACCTGTTCGTGGTGGGATCCGGGTTTTTCGGGCTGACGATCGCGGAACGGGCGGCAACCCAGCTCGGTAAGCGGGTCCTCGTCGTCGAACGTCGGCACCACCTCGGCGGCAATGCCTACTCCGAGGCCGAACCGGAAACCGGAATCGAGATCCACAAGTACGGTGCACACCTGTTTCACACCTCCAACAAGCGGGTGTGGGACTACGTGCGGCAGTTCACCGACTTCACCGGCTACCAGCATCGGGTGTTCGGGCTCTACCAGGGGCAGGCGTATCCGCTGCCGGTGGGTCTGGGCCTGATCAGCCAGTTCTTCGACAAGTACTACAGCCCCGACGAGGCGCGTGCGCTGATCGCCGAACAGGCCGGTGAGATCGATTCGAAGGACGCCCAGAACTTCGAGGAGAAGGCGATCAGCCTGATCGGGCGTCCGCTGTACGAGGCGTTCTTCAAGCACTACACTGCCAAGCAGTGGCAGACCGACCCCACCGAGCTGCCCGCGGGCAACATCACCCGGCTGCCGGTGCGCTACAACTTCGACAACCGCTACTTCAACGACACCTACGAGGGGTTACCCGTCGACGGGTACACCGCGTGGCTGGAGAAGATGGCCGCCGACGAGCGCATCGAGGTGCGCACCGACACCGACTGGTTCGACGTGCGTGACGGGCTGCGCGCCGCCAATCCGGACGCCCCCGTGGTCTACACCGGTCCGCTGGACCGCTACTTCGACTACTCAGCCGGCCGACTAGGGTGGCGCACACTCGATTTCGAGACCGAGGTGCTGCCCACCGGCGATTTCCAGGGCACTCCGGTGATGAACTACAACGACGCCGACGTTCCGTACACCCGCATCCACGAGTTCCGGCATTTTCATCCCGAACGCACCGGCTATCCATCGGACAAGACGGTGATCATGCGTGAGTACAGCCGCTTCGCCGGCGAGTCCGACGAGCCGTACTATCCGATCAACACCCCCGACGACCGCGCGATGGTGGCCGCGTACCGAGAGCTGGCCAAGGCCGAAACCCGCGACGGCAAGGTGCTTTTCGGTGGCCGCCTGGGCACCTACCAGTATCTCGACATGCATATGGCGATCGCCAGTGCGCTCACCATGTTCGACAACACGCTCGCACCGCACCTACGCGACGGTGCGGCGCTGACCGGGGGAGAAGAATGA